In Sphingomonas psychrotolerans, the following proteins share a genomic window:
- a CDS encoding sigma-54-dependent transcriptional regulator, with the protein MGSGPEFDYCVVIDDDDDILMASRLLLRRLFTDVATVRSPDEALPLVEARTPDVVLLDANFARGATDAAEGLAWLEKLLGVDPEMVVVMITAHAGVQVAVAAMKRGATDFVSKPWSNDKLLATVRTAASLRRSRNAVAVKGTAPVSAASVAAGTALLGHSPAMARVHSLISRAAPTEANVLVLGENGTGKELVARELHRQSLRADQVMLTVDLGAVSEDLIDSELFGHVKGAFTDARTDRVGRIQAADGGTLFLDEIGNLPLRLQPKLLTVLEQRQVTPVGANKPVPVNIRVIAATNLPPEKLRDENHFRQDLLFRLNTVEIDLPPLRERLEDVPELIEHYLDHYAKRYGRPHPQLSAAARAGLLGHDWPGNVRALRHALERAVILARDVPLEPEDFALVSSAPRIAPSAVVAPRPPDDLNLERVERRLVEEALRKHGYNISLAAHELGLSRAALYRRMEKHGL; encoded by the coding sequence CTGTTGCTGCGCCGGTTGTTCACCGACGTGGCCACGGTGCGCAGCCCCGACGAGGCGCTGCCGCTCGTCGAGGCGCGTACGCCCGATGTCGTCCTGCTCGACGCCAATTTCGCGCGCGGCGCGACCGACGCGGCCGAGGGGCTCGCCTGGCTCGAGAAACTGCTTGGCGTGGATCCCGAGATGGTCGTGGTGATGATCACCGCGCATGCCGGGGTCCAGGTCGCGGTGGCGGCGATGAAGCGCGGCGCCACCGATTTCGTCTCCAAGCCGTGGTCGAACGACAAGTTGCTCGCGACGGTGCGCACCGCTGCGTCGCTGCGCCGCTCGCGCAACGCAGTGGCGGTCAAGGGCACCGCCCCGGTTTCAGCCGCGTCGGTCGCCGCCGGCACGGCACTGCTCGGCCATTCGCCGGCGATGGCGCGGGTTCACTCACTGATCAGCCGCGCCGCGCCGACCGAGGCCAACGTGCTCGTCCTGGGCGAGAACGGCACCGGCAAGGAACTGGTGGCGCGCGAATTGCACCGCCAGTCGCTGCGCGCCGATCAGGTGATGCTCACCGTCGATCTCGGCGCGGTGTCCGAAGACCTGATCGATTCCGAGCTGTTCGGGCATGTGAAGGGCGCCTTCACCGATGCGCGCACCGATCGCGTCGGCCGCATCCAGGCTGCGGACGGCGGGACCCTGTTCCTCGACGAGATCGGCAATCTGCCATTGCGGCTCCAGCCGAAACTGCTGACCGTGCTCGAGCAGCGCCAGGTCACGCCGGTCGGCGCCAACAAGCCGGTGCCGGTCAACATCCGGGTCATCGCGGCCACCAATCTCCCTCCCGAGAAATTGCGCGACGAGAATCACTTCCGGCAGGATCTGCTGTTCCGGCTCAACACCGTCGAGATCGACTTGCCACCGCTGCGCGAACGGCTCGAGGACGTGCCCGAGCTGATCGAGCATTATCTCGACCATTATGCCAAACGTTATGGGCGTCCGCATCCCCAGCTCAGCGCCGCGGCACGTGCCGGGCTGCTCGGCCATGACTGGCCCGGCAATGTCCGCGCGCTCCGCCATGCGCTCGAACGCGCGGTGATCCTCGCCCGCGACGTGCCGCTCGAGCCCGAGGATTTCGCGCTCGTCTCCAGCGCCCCGCGGATCGCGCCCTCCGCGGTGGTGGCGCCGCGCCCGCCCGACGATCTCAACCTCGAACGAGTCGAAAGACGGCTGGTCGAGGAGGCACTCAGGAAGCACGGCTACAATATCTCGCTTGCCGCGCACGAGCTCGGGTTGTCGCGTGCCGCGCTGTATCGGCGCATGGAGAAGCATGGGCTTTGA
- a CDS encoding sensor histidine kinase — protein MGFDQRFTIGLIAWIVALVAVLLACIAAFATPGLGAARIVALAIVAATFAGLWRHITRTNRTVARFLEALKFGDTAFQFDAKGGAGFDELGGALNEVLARFRADQDRIAGELRYLDALVDDMPVAVLTVDAAGHVTLANKAARRLFTSEHGKLPEDFAVYGATFARRLANDSQQEELLILTIAGRPQRMLVRTATLERLGQRTRAISVQPIQGTLDAVEMAAQTDLVRVLTHEILNSLTPVTSLAATAADLLGDPDLSADPRVGDARVAVETLARRAQGLSNFIEAYRAVAQTPQIKRQGFAACPWIDELARIFATKAFEVPLRVAIIPETLALDADPDLLAQVVINLMQNAAQAMQATEQPQLTLRLTGDRHSVAIEIEDNGPGVPEGLRQDVFLPFFTTRATGTGVGLNLARQIVIAHGGTIDVTDAPDGGALFRIVL, from the coding sequence ATGGGCTTTGATCAACGCTTCACGATCGGGCTGATCGCCTGGATCGTCGCTTTGGTCGCGGTGCTGCTGGCGTGCATCGCCGCCTTCGCGACGCCAGGACTCGGCGCGGCGCGGATCGTCGCGCTCGCCATCGTCGCCGCCACCTTCGCGGGCCTGTGGCGCCACATCACGCGTACCAACCGCACCGTCGCGCGCTTTCTGGAAGCGCTCAAATTCGGCGATACGGCGTTCCAGTTCGATGCGAAGGGCGGTGCCGGCTTCGACGAATTGGGCGGCGCGCTCAACGAGGTGCTCGCCCGTTTTCGTGCCGACCAGGACCGCATCGCCGGAGAATTGCGCTACCTCGACGCGCTCGTCGACGACATGCCTGTCGCGGTGCTCACCGTCGACGCCGCCGGCCATGTCACGCTCGCCAACAAGGCAGCGCGGCGCCTCTTCACCAGCGAGCATGGAAAGTTACCCGAAGATTTCGCCGTTTACGGAGCGACCTTCGCGCGCCGTCTCGCGAACGACTCGCAACAAGAAGAGCTATTGATACTCACTATCGCCGGGCGCCCGCAGCGAATGCTGGTGCGCACCGCCACGCTGGAACGGCTCGGCCAGCGCACCCGCGCGATCAGCGTCCAGCCGATTCAGGGGACGCTCGACGCAGTCGAGATGGCAGCGCAGACTGATCTGGTTCGAGTGCTCACGCACGAGATTCTCAATTCGCTGACCCCGGTGACCTCACTCGCGGCAACCGCCGCCGACCTGCTGGGCGATCCGGATCTCTCCGCCGATCCGCGCGTCGGCGATGCGCGGGTGGCGGTCGAGACGCTCGCCCGCCGCGCGCAGGGGCTGAGCAACTTCATCGAAGCCTATCGGGCGGTGGCGCAAACGCCCCAGATCAAGCGCCAGGGCTTCGCCGCGTGTCCGTGGATTGACGAACTCGCGCGCATCTTCGCGACCAAAGCATTCGAGGTGCCGCTCAGGGTAGCGATCATCCCCGAGACGCTGGCGCTCGATGCCGATCCGGACCTGCTTGCACAAGTGGTGATCAACCTGATGCAGAACGCCGCGCAGGCAATGCAGGCCACTGAACAACCGCAACTCACGCTGCGCCTGACCGGCGACAGGCATTCGGTAGCGATCGAAATCGAGGATAATGGTCCGGGCGTGCCGGAGGGCTTGCGCCAGGACGTGTTCCTGCCTTTCTTCACAACCCGCGCCACCGGGACCGGCGTCGGGCTGAACCTCGCCCGCCAGATCGTCATCGCGCATGGCGGAACCATCGACGTGACCGACGCGCCCGACGGCGGCGCACTGTTCCGGATCGTATTGTAA
- a CDS encoding type II secretion system minor pseudopilin, which produces MTRRQGEEGMILVNVLMFVAIAAGLVLLMINREELALDRGLRTREAARALAIVRGGELSALVALRRDGEQSPEVDHLGEPWARLSESGAPIEGGRFDLAIADAEGRFNINSVRTGAVASTILFQTIGNEVGLTADQIVAAVEYVRLRGPVTDLRPLRMAGMEPKIADRLERLVTALPGTTTLNLNAADQEMLALLFRDPVVAQRLVAIRDRQGFLTAKDLTDQNVSLPWGTSFRSNTFWVRTRATIGGTSQQAATLIQRRHMPDGAVEVVPVERWRNAAVPPGAPALPAGKS; this is translated from the coding sequence ATGACGCGCCGCCAAGGCGAAGAGGGCATGATCCTCGTCAACGTGCTGATGTTCGTCGCGATCGCGGCCGGGCTCGTGCTGCTGATGATCAATCGCGAGGAGCTGGCGCTCGATCGCGGGCTGCGCACCCGCGAGGCGGCACGGGCGCTCGCGATCGTGCGCGGCGGGGAGCTTTCGGCGCTGGTCGCGCTGCGCCGCGACGGCGAGCAATCGCCCGAAGTCGATCATCTCGGCGAGCCGTGGGCGAGGCTGTCGGAGAGCGGCGCGCCCATCGAGGGCGGTCGCTTCGATCTCGCAATCGCCGATGCCGAGGGACGCTTCAACATCAACTCGGTGCGCACCGGCGCGGTCGCCTCGACGATCCTGTTCCAGACGATCGGCAACGAAGTGGGGCTGACTGCGGACCAGATCGTCGCCGCGGTGGAATATGTCCGGTTGCGCGGCCCTGTCACCGACTTGCGGCCGTTGCGGATGGCGGGAATGGAGCCCAAGATCGCGGATCGGCTCGAGCGGCTGGTGACGGCGCTGCCCGGTACGACCACGCTCAACCTCAACGCCGCCGATCAGGAGATGTTGGCCCTGCTGTTCCGCGATCCCGTGGTCGCGCAGCGGCTGGTGGCAATCCGCGACCGGCAAGGGTTCCTTACCGCGAAGGATCTGACCGACCAGAATGTTTCGCTCCCCTGGGGCACGTCGTTCCGCTCGAATACCTTCTGGGTGCGTACCCGCGCCACCATCGGCGGAACCAGCCAGCAGGCCGCTACGCTGATCCAGCGCCGTCACATGCCTGACGGCGCAGTCGAGGTCGTGCCCGTCGAGCGCTGGCGCAACGCCGCGGTGCCGCCGGGAGCGCCGGCATTGCCTGCGGGGAAGAGCTGA